One window of Drosophila busckii strain San Diego stock center, stock number 13000-0081.31 chromosome 3L, ASM1175060v1, whole genome shotgun sequence genomic DNA carries:
- the LOC108600020 gene encoding neurotactin has product MGELEEKETPPTETTATLDEPKETDKMLDSKKQDEPEAKSKPNSPQVSKPATPEPAKAEEIIDIPTANGGGGATVTAPEEKKISKEEREVKPKKIPIGGLKLPGFFMKNKPKPDGDGAEGELLAKEEENNKEANGDAAAAPVAEQKPRAGLGQRLRSFFVRKPAAEKEKDIEKEKQLSNGDADAKSEATAEAAPADSTDAPPQKRGLLNAIKLPIANMMPKKKSGEDVELGLGKAGLASMETLDDSLKDQDTVDRAPVKSNGASEDLKSELKDEKLAAEEKLAAEQEQRDRPVSLWCRLRGYKCSVDDALIVFGILLFVLLLAVIGYVLTHETMISPPLREGRYISAVTGCGMVEGVKEDGAFAFRGIPYARSPVNELRWRPAQLIDSIEHCWNGTLQTHNSSVLCTQRLGNGTTVGDEDCLYLDVVTPHVRYTSPLPVVVLIGAETLAGPSPGILRPSARYSRSHDVIFVRPNFRLGVFGFLAVEPLTKETHPPSSGNYALSDIIAVLKWIQLNIVHFGGDAKSVTLLGHRAGATLVSALVNSPKLEGLYTRAWASSASAIFPGKPLQHAERQNAEVMLTLDCHDAECLRNASSERVWNAIPDTWLQFPADLPQQHENGSRHEWLVLDGEILQQHPSELWKQQAQSVQQQPRLVLGTTAHESHIPKLRELHANWTAAELRGYLQKSQLGALGLTDEITQRYNASSYAALVAIISDIRTICPLLTNARLQPSVPFYVVTQGEGEDQLANVDADVQAILGRYEPHTVEQRRFVSAMQQLFYYYVSHGTVQTFEPPRRRVIIVGQDARSQEDLEICDYWIKKDIVPRYARID; this is encoded by the exons ATGGGCGAACTCGAGGAGAAGGAAACGCCACCGACCGAGACGACGGCCACTTTGGATGAGCCCAAGGAAACCGACAAGATGTTGGACAGCAAAAAGCAGGACGAGCCTGAGGCCAAAAGCAAGCCGAACAGTCCACAAGTCTCCAAGCCAGCCACACCGGAGCCTGCCAAGGCAGAGGAGATTATAGACATACCCACAGCAAATGGTGGCGGTGGTGCCACTGTCACTGCACCTGAGGAGAAGAAGATTAGCAAGGAGGAGCGCGAGGTGAAGCCCAAGAAGATACCCATTGGTGGGCTCAAGCTGCCTGGATTCTTTATGAAGAACAAACCCAAGCCCGATGGCGATGGCGCTGAAGgcgagctgctggccaaggagGAGGAGAACAACAAGGAGGCCAATGgcgatgctgcagctgcgccagtGGCAGAGCAAAAGCCACGCGCCGGCCTGGGGCAGCGACTGCGCAGCTTCTTTGTGCGCAAACCAGCGGCCGAGAAGGAGAAGGACATTGAAAAGGAGAAGCAGCTGAGCAATGGCGATGCAGATGCCAAGTCGG AAGCCACCGCTGAGGCAGCGCCCGCCGACTCCACAGATGCGCCGCCTCAAAAGCGCGGACTGCTGAATGCCATCAAGCTGCCCATTGCTAATATGATGCCCAAGAAGAAGTCTGGCGAGGATGTGGAGCTGGGTCTGGGCAAAGCTGGTCTGGCCTCCATGGAAACGCTGGATGATTCGCTCAAGGATCAGGACACAGTAGATCGTGCGCCTGTGAAGAGCAACGGCGCCAGCGAGGATTTAAAGTCGGAGCTAAAGGATGAGAAACTGGCCGCTGAGGAGAAACTGGCCGCCGAGCAGGAGCAGCGCGATCGCCCCGTCTCCTTGTGGTGTCGCCTGCGTGGCTACAAGTGCAGCGTGGATGATGCACTCATCGTGTTCGGCATACTGctctttgtgctgctgctggccgtcATTGGGTATGTGCTGACGCACGAGACGATGATATCGCCGCCACTGCGCGAGGGACGCTACATCTCGGCGGTGACGGGCTGCGGCATGGTGGAGGGCGTCAAGGAGGATGGCGCATTCGCCTTTCGCGGCATTCCCTATGCGCGCTCGCCGGTCAATGAGCTGCGCTGGCGTCCGGCGCAGCTGATCGATAGCATCGAGCACTGCTGGAACGGCACGCTGCAGACGCACAACTCCAGCGTCCTGTGCACGCAGCGTCTGGGCAACGGCACCACTGTGGGCGACGAGGATTGCCTGTACTTGGATGTGGTGACGCCGCATGTGCGCTACACCAGCCCACTGCCTGTGGTGGTGCTCATTGGAGCGGAGACTTTGGCAGGCCCCTCGCCTGGCATTCTGCGTCCCTCGGCGCGCTACTCACGCTCCCACGATGTCATCTTTGTGCGTCCCAATTTCCGTTTGGGTGTCTTCGGTTTTCTGGCCGTCGAACCACTGACTAAGGAAACGCATCCACCCAGCTCGGGCAACTATGCGCTGAGCGATATCATAGCCGTGCTCAAGTGGATACAGCTGAACATTGTGCACTTTGGTGGCGATGCCAAGTCGGTGACACTGCTGGGACATCGCGCGGGTGCCACGCTCGTGTCGGCGCTGGTCAACTCACCCAAGCTTGAGGGTCTCTATACACGTGCCTGGGCCTCCTCGGCCTCGGCCATCTTCCCAGGCAAGCCGCTGCAGCATGCCGAGCGTCAGAACGCCGAGGTGATGCTCACGCTCGACTGCCACGATGCCGAATGCCTGCGCAATGCGTCCAGCGAGCGCGTCTGGAATGCCATCCCCGACACCTGGCTGCAGTTCCCCGCCGACTTGCCGCAGCAGCACGAGAATGGCAGCCGCCATGAATGGCTGGTGCTCGATGGCGAGATACTGCAGCAGCATCCCTCAGAGCTATGGAAGCAGCAGGCACAGTCtgtgcagcaacagccacgccTAGTGCTCGGCACCACCGCCCACGAGTCGCATATACCAAAGCTGCGCGAGCTGCACGCCAATTGGACCGCCGCGGAGCTGCGCGGCTATTTGCAAAAGTCGCAGCTGGGCGCTCTGGGCCTCACGGATGAGATCACGCAGCGCTACAATGCCAGCAGCTATGCCGCCTTGGTGGCCATCATTAGCGACATACGCACCATTTGCCCGTTGCTCACAAATGCGCGACTGCAGCCCAGCGTGCCCTTCTATGTGGTCACCCAGGGTGAGGGCGAGGATCAGCTGGCCAATGTGGATGCCGATGTACAGGCCATACTCGGACGCTACGAGCCACACACTGTGGAGCAGCGACGCTTCGTCTCGGCCATGCAGCAGCTCTTCTACTATTATGTGTCCCATGGCACGGTGCAGACCTTTGAGCCGCCGCGTCGTCGCGTCATCATTGTCGGTCAGGATGCACGCTCCCAAGAGGATCTCGAGATATGCGATTACTGGATTAAGAAGGATATAGTGCCGCGCTATGCACGCATCGATTAA